atcgtaataaaatataagtatcAGTCATCAAACAATACAgacaataattttaatgacaTAAATAATCTCGACATacaaattaatgaaaatgtaaatataaatgatttaaatgatgaaaaaaaaaataactttgaAGAATTGCATGTAAGTTCTGCATTTTCAGAATTCCAGCTTTTTCAGAAAGCTGCAAATTCGTTATTACCTCAGTTAATTGGATGGGCAAAGCATTACTGATAGAACTATTGCTGTCATTTCGAACTACTTTGCAAAATGTGCAACTATTTCCCATATTTTTTCCAACCCACACTCACGTATACATGtgcacacacacatacatttatttatatatatatatatatacatacacgtaGATTGTACGCTGTGTACAGTAgtagaataatttattttgccATATACGAGAAGAAACATTTGGAGAAAAAAGAATCCTTTTtccattttcctttttcctttttccttttttttttttttttttttattaggggtactttctttttttcaaattttcgAAAGTTTAAAATAGAAACACACATTTATTCTTGTACCTTAtacatccatatatatatatatatatatatacaattctacatttatatttgtatatataatttttacatatgtatatatgcgtgCGTACTGGCCTGTaacatttttgtaaatataacaGAAGGTTGTTCTgttaattatacatttttaacaatgttactatttttggaaattaattagaatattaaaaaaaaagaaaaaaaaaattataatataaattaaaacaataacaataataacaacaacaataatggtagtgaaacaaaataatgcctgaaaaataagaagatTCCCATTTcttcactttttttaaatatattatttttcattttacaattattattacatgaaatatatataaatatatatatatatatgtacatacataaacccgtatgcatattttaaataatcatatgatgtattttttttagaatacaTAGCTATTTCATTTCACCCTTATTATCTCCTTTCTTTCTCCTTCTCTGATGTTATTTTTGCTTCTTGTCTGCACATATGATGTAGCTTGTCAATGTTAATTTCATTTGACTGCAAAAAAACGTACCTTACTACTGATCCTCGCACAAAACAAGATTTAATCGATAGctgaaaaataagaaaaatgaaaaaaaaaaaatatatatatatacatatttatatattatatgcatagCAAAAAATAACGAAATTGGGAAAAACATGTTACATAAATAAGTTACGTGGTGATATTAAAAACTAGCGCTTAAACttgttatttaatttgttttaatgaCAAATGTAATGAGAATGCATGAACAGAGGAATTATGGAATACTAATGTAGGGGGActtttgtatatgtaaaagatacttatatatgcacatatatttatttatacatgtatttatttttatatatacgtatgcatgTACTCATATATCTATGCATATGAAACGTGGGTACAAAcgtgtttattattttatcaaatgtatttgcaaattttttctataattttcttttcaagAAAGAGTACCAAGTGAGGGTATTTCTCCGGATTGTTGACAGACACATTTGTTAACTTAATGTTTAAGTATTGATCTACTGAATGTAACACACCCGATATTTgtaaatcattttttaattctactGTTACGTGATGATTTTTCTCAGCTAACTGttgaaaaaatgtaaaaaaaagctGCAAAAGGGGGAaagtacacatacatatatatatacataaaagtataaacaccaatgcacatatatgtaaaaatatattaggggataaatacatataaacgtTCCCATAAATACGTAAACATGTTACATTCATGGCACAATGTTACAATATCATACTGTACACCAGTTCACAAgtgaagtaaaaaaatttacatatgtttatacatcTCTCTCCAGTTAAAACTTAaacaaaaatgttttatgtTTTCTCGCATTACCATTTTTTACTTGTTATATGAAGATAACAAATTTCAAATATTCGTTATAGGAAGGAGGGACCGAGTAAATTAACGTAAGAAAACACAACtctgtttttatatttacgaCTGTcctttattacatataagtatacatatatatatacatatatatacatacatatatacatatgtatatacatatgtatatacatatgtatgtatattttttaaaaggttCTCACTTAGGGAAAAATAACGATGTTACAttaacatttaatttatcactattgtaatattatgttaaaataatcaaccgttagaaaaaaaaaaggaaaaaaatagaaaatagaatatttttaatacatactatattgtatttaaaaaaaatacctcGCTCCTGCAAAAATTATGCCGTgctttaaattaaaaaaaaattcaatataaaattttatttggtaaaataaaacaaaataaaataataagtagATGACAAAATGCAGTAATGAAAAGAACAAAGCGAAAAAATCCACTACGTGCTACTAACTGCTGACATTGTAGTTCAAAAAAATGTTCGTGGAATACCCTGCAAACTTTCTCAAGTTCCTtcgtaaatgaaaaaaacatttcAAGTATCTATGTGTTTATGTACTTGAGGCACAACAACCTTGCcacatacgcatatatatatatatgtacatatagtAACAGCGTCATGCTTAACGGAACATCCGAATTTTccc
The window above is part of the Plasmodium malariae genome assembly, chromosome: 10 genome. Proteins encoded here:
- the LSM2 gene encoding U6 snRNA-associated Sm-like protein LSm2, putative; its protein translation is MLFFTFFQQLAEKNHHVTVELKNDLQISGVLHSVDQYLNIKLTNVSVNNPEKYPHLLSIKSCFVRGSVVRYVFLQSNEINIDKLHHMCRQEAKITSEKEKERR